The following nucleotide sequence is from Candidatus Aenigmatarchaeota archaeon.
TTCTTAACACCTAAATAAACTATAATTTTTTCTTTAGAAGAAGTGACAGCATAAAACCTACCTATTTTTGTTTCCCCTGGGTTAATTTCACCCAAATCTAAAATGGAAGGTGAGATTCCAACAGATATTTGCGAATATATTGGAGGTAAAAATAATAATATAATAAAGAGTGATATCAACCTCATACTTTACCTATTGATTTTAAAATAATAAAAAACTTCTAAACTGAACTTGCAAATACACTAAGAGTTCCTTGAGTTGCTGAGCCGGATATGTGACCACTCTCAATTCTTGCTCTGAATGACAATATTATACTGCTACCAGGTAACAATGGCCCATTTTCGACTATATATTTGACATTATTGCATGTAGGATAGGTATTTGCAATATATTTGTATATAAGGAATTTTGTACAACTTGTATGTACAGCATAACAGTATTCGGATCCCACCCCACTAGACAATCTAAATGTTCTCCAAGTAGAGTTACCACCATCGGTTACTAAGGCTGTTCCACCATCAACATTTCTACTTCCCCTAGTTTGTTGAATCTTGAAAGATGTAGATGCGTGAGAACATGTTCCATCACTTCCGTTAACCAATTGCCAATAGTAGAAACTATCGCCACTCTCAACCGAGTCGAACCACAATCTACCATAAGCTCTTTTACATTCACTGCATGTTGCTCCCTGGGAATTATTAAGTGTGTATCCACTACCATCATCATTTGTTTTATTCCAGACAAGACTGCCAACATAATAATAAGATCCAGATCCTTCTGATGTATTATTTTTAACATCTAAAAATGTTGTGGCTGACCATGCAGTTGGGGTTGCAGGAGTATTCCACGGGTTTGAAGTTTCTTTTTGAATTGTATCAACATCCAAATATATTTCTTTGACACTATTAGAGCCAACATTTTCAACTTTTACTTCTATTGGAGTTGAGTTTTGTCCGGGTGATGCCACAAAACTAAGTCCAGTGGTGTTTATCTGAATTTCAGTCAGGCCTGTTATTTGCACGTCTACTGTTGCGGTATCATTCGCAGTATCTGCCTTAACTTGAAATAATAATAGCATTGTTAATACTAAAATAAATATAATATTTTTAATTTTCTTTGCCAATATTTTCCCCTCAAATAAATAATCTATTTAATTTTTGAATGTATGTAATATTTAAATGTTACTGTTTATAATAATTAATAAACAATAATGTTAACAAAAAGGTGATTGTTTTATGAAAAACCATCAAAAAGAAACGATATTTGAGGTTTTAAGAAGGCACCCTGAAGGTTTAACTCTTCAGAAGATAGCTGAAATGACCAAGATGAGTAGGATTACAGCAACCAAGTATGTCCATGAACTAATAGGAGAAGGAAAGGTTTATCAAAGACAAGTAGGTGTCGCCAAACTATGCTACCCGACAGAAAGATTTATCATATCCGTTAAAGAAGATGAGATAATAAAGAAAATAAAGAAAAAACTTTCTTAATTTTTTAACTCAACAAAGTTTATTTTAACCAACTCGTTAACTATTGCCAGTACTATTGGTTTTACCTCTTCCATATCTACTTCAAACCTCTTTGACATTGTCCATATTATTTGGTCAACAGTCTTTGATCCATCGCACATTTTCAGTATTTCCCAGGCAACCTTATCTATTTCCCATAATTTCTGGTTGTCAACTGTCCCATATAAAACACCGACGTGATCTATTACTTTTAAATTCCCAGATTTTAAGGGTTTTTTAGAAATTAAATCATCGTTCATAATTAATATTGGTTAATAAATACATTAAATAGTTATGTATACCTCATTTAACATCTCTCAATTTATATAAGCATCCTTCACTCCTAGTGCCTATTCCTATACATTCATCTATTGTGCCTTCTGAATTATCATCACATCCAGTTTTAGCACAATTTCTATAGGTGAAACAAGAATTTTCGTCTTTTCTTATCCATGTTCCTTTCGGACAGGTATGGTCTATACAAGGATCTCTGACAAAAACTCTCTTTCCACACACCCCATTGTCACAAAAATCATAAGGATCTGTTCCATCAGGGCAGATGTTATTATCATCAAAACAATCATAATCACTCTTGCATTCAACTACACCCTTGTTTCTATTAACACACCCAGATATAATTAAAATAAAAAGTATTGATAAAATGGGCACCATTTTTAATCCAATTTTTCTTCACCTCAATTTCTTATATAAGAATATTAGGGCTAT
It contains:
- a CDS encoding helix-turn-helix domain-containing protein, translating into MKNHQKETIFEVLRRHPEGLTLQKIAEMTKMSRITATKYVHELIGEGKVYQRQVGVAKLCYPTERFIISVKEDEIIKKIKKKLS
- a CDS encoding PqqD family protein, with the translated sequence MNDDLISKKPLKSGNLKVIDHVGVLYGTVDNQKLWEIDKVAWEILKMCDGSKTVDQIIWTMSKRFEVDMEEVKPIVLAIVNELVKINFVELKN